From one Streptosporangiales bacterium genomic stretch:
- a CDS encoding acyl-CoA dehydrogenase produces the protein MPSTDRAATPLELFDIDGLLSDEERAMRETMAAFCGDRIRPHLADWFEAGHVPARELARELGQLGVLGMHLSGYGCAGASATAYGITCLELEAADSGIRSLVSVQGSLAMYAIHAYGSEEQKQRWLPGMAAGELIGCFGLTEPDFGSNPGGMRTHAKRDGSDWVLNGTKMWITNGSVADVAVVWARTDDGVRGFLVPTDTAGFSAPEITKKMSLRASVTSELVLDDVRLPEDAMLPNARGLAGPLGCLSEARFGIIFGAIGAARDCLQTAIAYAADREVFDRPLSGYQITQTKLADMTLELGKGMLLALHLGRLKDAGTLRPQQVSLGKLNNVREAIAIARECRTILGANGVTLEYPVIRHANNLESVLTYEGTSEVHQLVIGQALTGESAFR, from the coding sequence ATGCCGTCGACCGACCGTGCCGCCACTCCCCTGGAGCTGTTCGACATCGACGGGCTGCTCTCCGACGAGGAACGGGCCATGCGCGAGACGATGGCCGCGTTCTGCGGCGACCGGATCCGGCCGCACCTGGCCGACTGGTTCGAGGCGGGCCACGTCCCGGCCAGGGAGCTCGCCCGTGAGCTCGGCCAGCTCGGTGTGCTCGGCATGCACCTCAGCGGGTACGGCTGCGCCGGCGCGAGCGCGACCGCGTACGGCATCACCTGCCTCGAACTGGAGGCCGCGGACTCCGGCATCCGCAGCCTGGTCTCCGTACAGGGGTCGCTTGCGATGTACGCGATCCACGCGTACGGCAGCGAGGAGCAGAAGCAGCGCTGGCTGCCCGGCATGGCCGCCGGCGAGCTGATCGGCTGCTTCGGCCTCACCGAGCCGGACTTCGGCTCCAACCCCGGCGGCATGCGCACGCACGCCAAGCGCGACGGCTCCGACTGGGTGCTCAACGGCACGAAGATGTGGATCACCAACGGATCCGTCGCCGACGTCGCGGTGGTGTGGGCACGTACCGACGACGGCGTCCGCGGCTTCCTGGTGCCGACCGACACCGCCGGGTTCTCCGCACCGGAGATCACGAAGAAGATGTCGCTGCGCGCGTCCGTGACCTCCGAGCTGGTCCTCGACGACGTCCGGCTGCCCGAGGACGCGATGCTCCCGAACGCCCGCGGGCTCGCCGGCCCGCTCGGCTGCCTCAGCGAAGCCCGCTTCGGCATCATCTTCGGCGCGATCGGCGCCGCCCGTGACTGTCTGCAGACCGCGATCGCGTACGCCGCCGACCGCGAGGTGTTCGACCGGCCGCTGAGCGGCTACCAGATCACCCAGACCAAGCTCGCCGACATGACCCTGGAGCTCGGCAAGGGCATGCTGCTCGCGTTGCACCTCGGCCGGCTGAAGGACGCCGGCACGCTCCGGCCGCAGCAGGTGAGCCTGGGCAAGCTCAACAACGTCCGCGAGGCGATCGCGATCGCCAGGGAGTGCCGAACCATCCTGGGCGCGAACGGCGTCACGCTCGAGTACCCGGTGATCAGGCACGCGAACAACCTCGAGTCGGTGCTCACCTACGAGGGCACGAGCGAGGTGCACCAGCTGGTGATCGGCCAGGCCCTGACCGGCGAGTCGGCCTTCCGCTGA